In Candidatus Zixiibacteriota bacterium, a single window of DNA contains:
- a CDS encoding protein kinase has translation MLAPGSKFGDYLIEEVIGAGAMGVVYRAVDTRLDRTVALKLIADKLAKTPGYKERLASEARAAAKIDSPYVVKVWEYSEINGRPYISLEYLPGNDLRSAFDADFPTRWELARQIALGLKAAHDQGLVHRDLKPENIKIAPDGVAKILDFGLAKSAYADSVDQFGNIEGTLYYLSPEQITGENVTCLSDIFSFGVVLFELLTGRRPFEGVYSAAIVYSILHEDPPPPTSIQKELPSWADGFLLKLLAKQSSARFAGIAEVAAQMETCLRTQGKPCPTDELKSRQTVTVIDLKNLSPDTSWEYFCVGFTEELINELSRRTNLVIAAEPSTSYSRDIREMFERFRTDFIIIGSLMKWQEKIKLHLKIYTRQNAALVSGENYESDAESIFTVLSQAAHDTAEKLFELTGQQAVESEGHLRTDIAAFDFYLQGKNYYRMNKPEELLLAERMFKKALEIDPMLAHAHSGLSDIYAFQFMAYYERTEEKIAMAKSEALRAIQISPQLPEAHRSLGRYYMLTGNYIEGEKSLLRAVELNPKFAVGYRTLAWLKELARDHEKSVYWANMALRYAPNDLETLLLLSIINMDLRRYTAAMATLQRAIELAPDYGRAYYGLGTVYMRLGVLDLALENFYLALKYKGDPNAYIDAGFVLIILKEYEEARIRLNESIRENYFSFIAYYYLGLLEKICGNQEEARQNFRQSEKLAREAIANDLNNPHIQAYRALALASLGNFPEALNIIQNLEAIEELDGDVIYHQARVYALTGDQAKARTSLDRALKAHAGPSEKEAALDPHFSALFASSKIQAA, from the coding sequence ATGCTTGCTCCCGGCTCGAAATTCGGCGACTACCTGATTGAAGAAGTCATCGGGGCCGGCGCCATGGGGGTGGTTTATCGCGCCGTCGATACCCGGCTGGACCGCACTGTCGCCCTTAAGCTGATAGCCGACAAGTTAGCCAAGACTCCCGGCTACAAGGAGCGGCTGGCTTCCGAAGCGCGCGCCGCCGCCAAAATCGATTCCCCGTATGTCGTCAAAGTCTGGGAATATTCCGAGATTAACGGACGCCCTTATATTTCGCTGGAATATCTGCCGGGAAATGACCTCCGCTCTGCCTTCGATGCCGATTTCCCCACTCGCTGGGAACTGGCGCGTCAGATTGCCCTGGGATTGAAAGCGGCACACGACCAGGGACTGGTGCATCGCGACCTCAAACCGGAGAACATCAAAATAGCCCCCGACGGCGTCGCCAAAATCCTTGATTTCGGTCTGGCAAAATCGGCTTATGCCGATAGTGTTGACCAGTTCGGCAATATCGAAGGAACCCTGTATTATCTATCGCCCGAACAGATTACCGGTGAAAATGTAACCTGCCTTTCCGATATATTCAGTTTCGGAGTCGTGCTATTCGAACTGCTGACCGGACGCCGCCCGTTTGAAGGGGTCTATTCTGCCGCCATTGTTTATTCCATCCTGCACGAGGACCCGCCGCCTCCAACCAGCATTCAGAAAGAACTCCCTTCCTGGGCTGATGGCTTCCTGCTCAAGCTTCTCGCCAAGCAGAGTTCCGCTCGTTTTGCCGGCATCGCCGAAGTCGCCGCGCAGATGGAAACCTGCCTGCGCACCCAGGGAAAACCCTGTCCCACCGATGAGCTGAAATCGCGGCAGACGGTTACAGTCATTGACCTGAAAAATCTCTCCCCCGATACCAGTTGGGAATATTTCTGTGTCGGTTTTACTGAGGAACTAATCAATGAACTTTCCCGCCGCACCAATCTGGTTATTGCGGCGGAACCTTCCACGTCGTATTCCCGTGATATTCGGGAGATGTTTGAGCGCTTTCGGACCGATTTTATTATCATCGGTTCCCTGATGAAGTGGCAGGAAAAGATTAAACTTCACCTGAAAATCTATACCCGCCAGAATGCCGCCCTTGTTTCCGGCGAGAATTATGAATCTGACGCTGAAAGCATTTTTACTGTTCTCTCTCAAGCTGCCCATGACACAGCTGAGAAACTTTTCGAGTTGACCGGCCAGCAGGCGGTCGAATCGGAGGGACATCTGCGCACGGATATCGCCGCTTTTGACTTCTACCTCCAGGGAAAGAACTACTATCGGATGAACAAGCCGGAAGAACTGCTTCTTGCCGAGCGGATGTTCAAAAAGGCGCTGGAGATAGACCCGATGCTGGCTCATGCCCACTCTGGACTCTCCGATATCTATGCTTTTCAATTCATGGCATATTACGAACGCACCGAAGAAAAAATCGCCATGGCTAAGTCTGAGGCTCTCAGAGCGATTCAGATATCCCCGCAACTGCCGGAGGCGCATCGCTCCCTGGGACGGTACTATATGCTGACCGGCAACTATATTGAAGGGGAAAAGTCGCTCCTGAGGGCAGTGGAACTTAATCCCAAGTTTGCTGTCGGTTATCGCACTCTCGCCTGGCTCAAGGAACTTGCCCGAGACCACGAAAAATCGGTCTATTGGGCGAATATGGCGCTCCGCTACGCCCCCAACGACCTGGAAACGCTTCTTCTTCTCAGTATTATTAATATGGACCTGCGCCGCTATACCGCCGCCATGGCGACCCTGCAACGGGCGATAGAACTGGCGCCCGATTACGGGCGCGCCTATTATGGCTTGGGTACGGTTTATATGAGGCTGGGAGTCCTGGATCTCGCCCTCGAGAATTTTTACTTGGCGCTAAAGTACAAAGGGGACCCCAATGCCTATATCGATGCCGGGTTTGTCCTGATAATACTGAAGGAGTACGAGGAAGCCCGAATCCGTCTCAATGAATCGATTCGAGAGAATTACTTCTCCTTCATTGCATATTATTATCTTGGTTTGCTTGAGAAAATCTGCGGCAATCAGGAGGAAGCGCGTCAGAACTTTCGGCAGTCGGAAAAACTGGCGCGAGAGGCTATCGCCAATGACCTCAATAATCCCCATATCCAGGCGTACCGCGCGCTCGCCCTGGCCAGCCTGGGGAATTTTCCGGAGGCGCTTAATATCATACAAAATCTGGAAGCGATTGAAGAACTTGATGGAGATGTAATTTATCATCAGGCGCGAGTCTATGCCCTGACCGGCGACCAGGCGAAAGCGCGCACCTCTCTGGACCGCGCTCTGAAAGCGCATGCCGGACCTTCCGAAAAAGAGGCCGCCTTGGACCCGCATTTCTCAGCCCTTTTTGCCTCCTCGAAAATTCAGGCGGCATAA
- a CDS encoding PP2C family protein-serine/threonine phosphatase, whose amino-acid sequence MTNNFDAETVRLRQALEELSALNQISNAINAMMSVEEITQVIIDHCLRKVKASQGAVFLLQEEENHADRFRTFVRDFAQTDEHIPFHLNESLTGWMLKNRAIFVSNNPSEDERLRGLRLKELQISSILSTPLLSHGGMIGSLVIINKKISGGFTDDDRRFLGIVGTQTAKVIENARLLEKEKKLISMQRDMELAREIQQRFLPQGTLELPGCAVLGYNLPASDVGGDFYDIIQLDGNRLFFSIGDVVGKGIPASLLMANAQAVLRSHLLKGGNYSLQQLAERLNGLICQFTSVEQYISVVVGIYEADSGRMEYINAGHPSGFIISENGGMVRLEPSDLVIGVLPDYEFRVYETYLQPEDLLLFYSDGVTELFNASEEQFGEERLLEILRRAWRQPLEKLSAEIIAALNLFRREHPRSDDITLLALRRLP is encoded by the coding sequence ATGACAAACAATTTTGATGCCGAAACCGTCCGCCTCCGCCAGGCGCTGGAGGAGCTCTCGGCTCTCAATCAGATATCCAACGCCATCAATGCCATGATGAGCGTGGAAGAGATTACCCAGGTAATCATCGACCATTGCCTGCGCAAGGTCAAAGCCTCTCAGGGGGCGGTCTTTCTGCTCCAGGAGGAGGAAAATCATGCCGACCGCTTCCGCACCTTCGTCCGGGATTTTGCCCAGACCGATGAGCATATCCCTTTCCATCTAAACGAAAGTCTGACCGGCTGGATGTTGAAGAACCGGGCGATTTTTGTAAGCAATAACCCGTCGGAGGATGAGCGTCTCCGGGGACTGCGGCTGAAGGAACTTCAGATAAGCTCGATTCTCTCGACACCGCTCCTCTCACACGGGGGAATGATCGGGTCGCTGGTAATAATCAACAAAAAGATTTCGGGCGGATTCACTGATGATGACCGTCGCTTTCTCGGAATTGTCGGGACGCAGACCGCCAAAGTAATCGAAAACGCCCGCTTGCTGGAAAAGGAAAAAAAGCTGATTTCAATGCAGCGGGATATGGAACTTGCGCGGGAGATTCAGCAGCGCTTTCTTCCGCAGGGAACGCTGGAGTTACCGGGATGCGCTGTCCTGGGGTACAATCTACCTGCAAGCGATGTCGGCGGCGACTTTTATGATATAATTCAGCTGGATGGAAACCGTCTCTTTTTCTCCATTGGTGACGTGGTCGGCAAAGGGATTCCCGCGTCACTCTTGATGGCCAACGCGCAGGCGGTGCTTCGGTCGCACCTGCTCAAAGGGGGGAATTACAGCCTGCAGCAACTGGCGGAGCGACTCAATGGTTTAATCTGCCAGTTCACCAGCGTGGAGCAGTATATTTCGGTTGTGGTCGGAATTTATGAGGCCGACTCCGGAAGAATGGAGTACATAAACGCCGGGCATCCCTCGGGATTTATTATTTCTGAGAATGGCGGCATGGTCAGGCTGGAGCCGTCCGACCTGGTGATTGGAGTTCTTCCCGACTACGAATTTCGGGTCTATGAAACCTACCTGCAACCGGAGGACCTGTTGCTTTTTTACTCCGATGGAGTGACTGAGCTTTTTAACGCTTCCGAGGAGCAATTTGGCGAAGAGCGACTGCTGGAGATTCTCCGGCGCGCCTGGCGGCAGCCTCTCGAAAAGCTGAGCGCTGAAATCATTGCGGCTCTCAATCTGTTCCGGCGGGAACATCCGCGCTCCGACGACATCACGCTGCTGGCGCTGAGACGGCTGCCATAG
- a CDS encoding dockerin type I repeat-containing protein, with translation MSWIRFWMLIIGVVCLKALPVAGQVSLKATPYGLSGSSLSPAATVATLPLDLKALLAEDSLEEAMGLPFRFGYPFEVAFNLKNSGEWRELGDGGRVWRLRIVCPGAYSINLVYSRFYLPDGARLFLYDESQQFVRGAFTSRNNKEHRQFATAPTPGEAVILEYYEPSAVRGQGELEIGQIIHGYKDIFNFGGDKDGEDYGESGVCNININCPEGAPWRNEARAVAMILVANGTRICTGTLVNNVRQDQTPYFLTAYHCLGSEATWIFMFNYESGACVNADGPTDMTVSGSVRRALNEVSDFALLELLEPPPPEYNPYFAGWSNLDLPSDSSVTVHHPSGDIKKISFDYEPLISTDYLNATGTSHWRVIEWDRGTTEVGSSGAPLFDWNHHLVGQLHGGYASCANTLSDWYGKFSYSWNAGETPSSRLRDWLDPDNTGAATLDGFDPFAGINIVHFSLPDTYDTVNSYEVLATISSPSPLIPESTLLYFEINPPSVLQSLPMTATGNPNRYHAFIPAQKPGTEVQYYIQSADNFGRRLSTDYYRFTVNHSPIIAVSSENLAVSLNAGDTAVVPLTVTNLGQGLLNYDIIVNYAFHSDTRLEALKARDALEPAQRVYPEGFDAVIQDKNVVDTREGITVTKDAGGPDNFGYFWVDSDDSLGPVFDWIDITAFGTDITAGMTDDSYVGPFPLNFSFPYYGGSFSQIYVGSNGIVGFYPLSLDSYQRVHIPSVATPNGILAWLWDDLDITNPGNPGGRIFFHSNSERAVIQFLNFPEYNGLTGDVVNAEVILYAGGLIKFQYMSIGAGFDIRNCAVGIENASGADGLEVAYLTDYLRDSLAIAFYLPEKWLTLSSLSGTLAQNKTDTIRCLFDTRDLASGVYNAAVAIKSNDPDSTDNPWVLPVSLEIIGDQQFICGDVDANGRVNILDATYLIRYLYRGGESPSPREAGDLNGSGEINLVDIIYLVSYLFKEGQEPTCR, from the coding sequence ATGAGTTGGATTCGATTCTGGATGCTGATTATCGGCGTGGTTTGCCTTAAGGCGCTGCCGGTGGCGGGGCAGGTCAGCCTGAAGGCGACTCCGTACGGACTGTCCGGCAGCTCTCTCTCTCCGGCGGCAACCGTGGCTACCCTGCCGCTTGACCTCAAGGCGCTTCTGGCGGAGGATAGTCTGGAGGAGGCGATGGGGCTTCCCTTTCGCTTTGGGTACCCCTTTGAAGTTGCCTTCAATCTGAAGAACAGCGGTGAATGGAGGGAACTCGGCGACGGCGGGCGCGTCTGGAGATTGAGAATCGTATGCCCCGGGGCTTACAGCATCAATTTGGTCTATAGTCGCTTTTATCTGCCGGATGGGGCGCGGCTCTTTCTGTATGACGAGAGCCAGCAGTTCGTTAGGGGCGCTTTTACCTCGCGGAACAACAAAGAGCATCGGCAATTTGCTACGGCGCCGACCCCGGGGGAAGCGGTCATCCTGGAGTACTATGAACCATCTGCAGTTCGAGGTCAGGGAGAACTGGAAATCGGGCAGATAATCCATGGATACAAAGATATTTTCAATTTTGGCGGTGATAAGGATGGCGAAGACTATGGCGAATCAGGAGTCTGTAACATTAATATCAACTGCCCCGAAGGAGCGCCCTGGCGGAATGAGGCGCGCGCGGTGGCAATGATACTTGTTGCCAACGGCACCCGCATCTGCACCGGCACTCTGGTCAATAACGTCCGCCAGGACCAGACCCCGTACTTCTTGACTGCGTACCATTGCCTCGGCTCCGAAGCGACCTGGATTTTCATGTTCAACTACGAAAGCGGCGCCTGTGTCAATGCTGATGGTCCGACCGATATGACCGTTTCCGGGTCGGTGCGCCGTGCCCTCAATGAGGTCAGCGACTTTGCTCTGCTGGAACTTCTCGAACCGCCGCCGCCGGAATATAATCCTTATTTCGCCGGCTGGTCGAATCTGGATTTGCCATCCGATTCATCGGTTACAGTTCATCATCCCAGCGGCGATATCAAGAAGATTTCCTTTGATTACGAGCCGCTGATATCGACCGATTATCTGAATGCCACCGGAACCAGTCACTGGCGCGTAATTGAGTGGGACCGGGGGACAACCGAAGTCGGCTCTTCCGGCGCCCCCCTCTTTGATTGGAATCATCATCTAGTCGGCCAACTCCATGGCGGATATGCGTCGTGCGCCAATACTCTCTCCGATTGGTACGGAAAATTCTCTTATTCCTGGAACGCAGGAGAGACACCCAGCAGCCGTCTGCGAGACTGGCTCGACCCGGATAATACCGGCGCCGCTACTCTGGATGGTTTTGACCCGTTTGCCGGAATAAATATTGTGCACTTTTCTCTTCCCGATACCTATGACACCGTCAATAGTTACGAAGTGCTGGCAACTATCAGTTCCCCCAGCCCTCTAATTCCGGAATCGACACTCCTCTATTTTGAGATAAATCCCCCGTCAGTGTTGCAGTCTCTTCCTATGACCGCGACAGGCAATCCCAACCGCTATCATGCCTTCATTCCGGCGCAGAAGCCCGGCACCGAGGTGCAATATTATATTCAGAGCGCCGACAACTTCGGGCGCCGTCTCTCGACTGACTACTATCGCTTTACCGTGAATCATTCGCCGATTATCGCCGTGTCATCAGAGAATTTGGCAGTTTCATTAAATGCCGGTGATACCGCCGTTGTCCCGCTGACCGTAACCAATCTGGGACAGGGTCTTCTTAATTATGATATCATTGTTAATTATGCCTTCCATTCCGATACGCGACTTGAGGCGTTGAAAGCGCGTGACGCCCTGGAGCCGGCGCAGAGAGTATATCCGGAAGGATTCGACGCGGTTATTCAGGACAAGAATGTCGTTGATACCAGAGAGGGTATCACCGTAACCAAAGATGCCGGTGGACCGGACAATTTCGGATATTTCTGGGTCGATTCGGATGACTCCCTCGGTCCCGTTTTTGACTGGATAGATATAACCGCCTTCGGAACCGATATCACGGCCGGGATGACCGATGACAGCTATGTCGGTCCCTTTCCCTTGAATTTTAGTTTTCCTTATTACGGCGGTAGTTTCAGCCAGATTTATGTCGGCTCTAATGGAATAGTCGGTTTCTATCCGCTCTCCCTGGACAGTTATCAGAGAGTTCATATCCCGTCGGTGGCGACCCCCAACGGCATACTTGCCTGGCTCTGGGATGACCTCGATATCACCAACCCGGGCAATCCGGGCGGCAGAATATTTTTTCACTCCAATTCCGAACGGGCTGTCATTCAGTTTTTAAATTTTCCGGAATACAACGGGTTAACCGGAGACGTCGTCAATGCCGAGGTAATTCTGTATGCCGGAGGGCTGATTAAGTTCCAGTATATGAGCATCGGGGCGGGATTCGATATCCGGAATTGCGCTGTCGGAATCGAAAACGCTTCCGGCGCCGATGGTTTGGAAGTGGCATATCTTACAGATTATCTGCGCGACAGTCTGGCGATTGCCTTTTACCTGCCGGAGAAATGGCTGACTCTCTCTTCTCTGTCGGGAACCCTGGCTCAGAATAAGACTGATACTATCAGATGTTTGTTCGATACCAGAGACCTGGCATCGGGAGTCTATAATGCTGCCGTTGCGATTAAAAGCAATGACCCGGACTCGACCGACAACCCCTGGGTACTGCCGGTCTCGCTGGAGATTATAGGCGACCAGCAATTCATCTGCGGCGACGTCGACGCCAACGGCCGGGTCAATATTCTGGATGCCACCTATCTTATCAGGTACCTGTACAGAGGGGGCGAATCGCCGTCACCCCGGGAGGCAGGGGACCTCAATGGCAGCGGGGAGATAAATCTGGTCGATATCATTTACCTTGTCAGTTACCTTTTCAAAGAAGGGCAGGAGCCGACCTGCCGTTAA